The Panicum hallii strain FIL2 chromosome 5, PHallii_v3.1, whole genome shotgun sequence genome contains the following window.
TCCCGCCGTCGCCGcaccagagagagggagagaaggaggaggagcagtgCAAGGAGGTGGAGGACGAcgagctgcgcgaggaggagaaggccgtcgccgccggagctccgccacgCCTGCGCCCGAACGATGACCCCGACGCAGCCGCCCGTCCTTCACAACCTCGGTCCGCCTACGCCGACCCGTCACTGCGCCAAGGACCTCGCCagcgagccctcggtgagcgccgccgctacctcacccttccttTCCCCCACTGCTGCCGGCGATGCCGATGAACCATCCGTAGTAGACCCCTAGTGCCCTACCCTTGTCTTGTGCAggagcccgtcgcgccgcctaacgagccgcagccgccgcgtcgtgccgcgggcccgggattccggtgccccgcgcacggcacggccacgccgcggccctgggaaGCCAGgccccgcgcgcgtgcgtgcgcacccgCGCCGCGAGGCCGAGCCCTGCCCttgcctcgccgcgccgccgctagCCTCACCTTCACCGTACCGCGCGCACGCACGCCCCCGCACAGACCGACACGGCCGTGCCTGCCTTTGGCCACCCttgcctcgccgccgtcgccacgCCACGACCCCGCCACGGCCTTGCCGTGCGTGGTGACCACGCGCCACCGCCgggacgtcgcgttcgcgtcgcggctaGGCCATTGAGGCCTTTCCCCGAGCACCCTTCGGGCGCCACACACACACCCGCGGCTTCTGCACACGCACGCAGACACCCTTGCCCGCTGCACTGGATCCAGACGATGCCGCACCAAATCCCACCGAGGCCGACACGTGGGACCAACCTGTCAGCGAGGAGGGGAAGGAGCAGAAGCAAACCGGccagcgaggaggaggaggcgaagggAGGAGGCCATCAGCCCGCCGCGGCCCGAGAAGCGCAACAAGGCCCAAGATGAGCCAGTTAGCCCGAGgaaccgagccggcctgctgagccgcaggccgagctgaccccGCGAGCCAAGCCGAGCCTGTTGGGCCGAACGGGCCGGCCCAGCTCCCTTGGGCCCAGAACTAGTCCGagccctttttccttttcttttcccagcctgacccgaggggcccacctgtcagcctcggggtgaggctgaccggtgggacccGTTGACCGTGGATccccttgaccgttgaccgaCGTCaacagggcccactgctgacgtcagcagaccCGGACCCCCCTGATGACGTTATTCTgacagcatgccacgtggcacgccctggtgctgccacgtgtcactgtttaatgattttcttttccgaaattcttttattaatttcagaaataggttttctcttagaaaattcataataaatcgactggacctccaaaaattatgaaaccaattccataattcttctaaaatcataaaccacccgttagagtaggttttgtggtgatttggatcttatttgtagagttttgtgcatttttgcactttggtccctactcttactcgtatttacgaataggacccgaccacgaggagttgaccgacggccaggactaTCCGAaagcccaggaggacttcgaagagatgCCAGGTTCACACCCATCTATGATttgaatacctattaggcattgcttgagTAGAAATGCTATCGCTATGTGTGTAACTTTAccgagatgaacctgcatggcctaATTTATGGACCTTACTTCTTGTCATCCTATCTcacttgtttattatatgaaatgccttgcaaatccttgaatgtgtatgtgtgggaatggatggacagtcttggcgtgtgtgaagtggtACTCTTCAGGtgttggtgattagggttttaaccgggagtgggcaacctaactcgatcatggatcgagggcttggggtgtgtatcttggcacatcCTACGGaatacctgtggcgggtacaattTTGGTTACGAGGTTGAGGTGTtgggggcacccgttaagggtgcagtcgcagaccaccgtggtggagacgcttttgacgaagatgcccgcttcggcaattaaggaccgggtgagagtaactatgacttatgggaatctgttaagcgtgcacaccacttacccattatgagggtgggcccggtccggggttagcaagcgcggtaccaagccggtgggAGGATCAAGTAtcagtgcaggggaaggaggtgctaaccttacgttccccgagacgcatgggaggcttcacagtcccggggcgacctcccgtgggaggatgcgcccaagacacgggaaagccggatggtgccgtggctcctagttccgtttcagtagaccggtgtttcgtatattaGTCgtctgatctccggctagtgtcgattcgagtgtgtccaggtgtacaacccctgcagggtaaaaactatacgtatagccgcgtcctcagtcatggacatccctactcttctgttgctcttattagttagtgttactcgtgacttctacctccctctagtataacttcctgccagggggcagctGAGATGCGAGGAAagggagttctcgcatcgacttggtggtttggaaggtgtgcgttgaccgggagtccgggatgccggaagggcccgagtcgggAATGGGAGGAGATGTGTATACTTATAtgtatatattgcatgcataggaaaaccTCAGCTTTACCTCTTGAGCTTTGTTATTTCCATAGTATAGACCACGATAAAGCTTGCATTCAGATGGTggcgtgaacctatcccattccttggggatagtctggtacgatgcaggatccgatccggagttcgaccccaacgacgacggttggtacgactgaagcccgtgctacgctcaagtcgcctgtggagaaggttcccgaagatgaaggacggtcgaagacctagctaccgctttGCGCTTTCTGCATGTTCGCcttagccgagaggcttgtaataaattccgtactacagatcatttggatttatgtaataattaaacccgtgtttgaCCCTATGCgaagtatgactgtgatattatgacTGACATGAGtcctgtatgtgatagcgcttgatccagggactatcacaatgatacagggagtcggatttctcgatttgggaatccggttcatttcaaTTGTTGTCCTCCATTGTCTTCTTGCTGCTGCCAAGATGCTTCATCTTCAGTTTACAAGAGAGAAGAAGTGAACTGCTGCATCTTCAGTCTGACGGATGTGCAGTCGATGTCCAGTTTCTTCAGATCTCTGCAGTTCATAATTCCATTCATCCTGCTGTTTCTCCGAAGAAACTACTTGCCCAATGCCCATATCTCCCATTCCTCACTTTTACAATTGAGAACGACTGATTTTGCGACAGAGCACACTGGCCGTACCATCTGCTCTTGGTTAGCTCTGTGCTCTCAGAAAGTGAACAGAGCTCACTGAACTTTCAGGCTCTGAAATATCTCTTTGTTGGGACTGCATTTTTGGCCTCTCCAATGTTTGAGTTCAGTTCCTTCTTTTCTCCGTGTCAGCGACCTCCTAGCTACACTATGCTATCTTGATCTCTTGGATTCCATTTGCGAGTTGACGGTCGCATTAGTTGGGCAATTCCTACACTTTTTGTGAAGGCACTGTGTATTGCTACTCTGACTGACGCACTAATGAGCCACGCAAGCAATATACGATCGAAATCATCAGTGATCCGCATCGTAATGCAAGTGCTGCGTATTTTTTCTACTAGCTAGCAAGAAGGCAAAAACAAGCCATCAATTATGGGACGCGAATATAATCTTATTTGCTGCTTTACCATTTACAGGTTGAGCCGGACCTTTGCTTTTTATCATCTTGGGAGTGTATGCCGCCATGCCCATGCCCACGACGAACTTGATGCCTGCGCTGGCCTGGCGGCTCCCCTGAGTGGGCTTGAAGAAGAATAAAGCCATGGATCAGGTCGGAGTGGTGTTTTGTTCAAAAGAAGGGGGTCGGATCGTGGAGCACTTTCTGTTCGTCCTACCCTACCACTACCAGCCCGGAACAAATGCTGCTGCAATCCACAGTGAAAACGCATGCAGAGCTAAGCACTGGCGCACCTATAAAACGCGACCCCAAGCCGATCGATCCATGCAGCGCCAAGAGCCACAACGATCCAAGTGCGAAGGCACAGGTAAGTAGGTGACGCAGGGGGGAAGCAGCAACCAGGCGCTGTATATGATGTTGAGGGGCACGCGGAGGAGGAGCGCCTGCCTCGCCGGCGGCAACGACCAGGCGCCACCCGCCATGAACTACCACCGCGCGCACTCCGAGCACGTCACCAAGGTCGCCGGGAACCCCTGCCACACCGCCGGCGGCCACAACAACCACGccctccagcagcagcagcagcagcaggcgcacCGCCACCACGggtacaacaacaacaacaaccacggcggcggcggctcccaCCGCTACGAGACTTACGAGGAGACCTACGAGGAGACCTGCGAGGAGAAGACGACGTAcagcgccggccgccaccacgggcacgggcacgacggcggcggcgcgcgccgcTACGAGTACGAGACTTACGAGGAGACCTGCtacgaggaggagcaggaggtcgtgggcggcggcggcggcgcccagcTCAAGCGCGGCTACCGCTGCGCATGAGCGAGCAGCCATTGCGCCAGCCGCCAGCTACCCTGTGGACGCGGCGAGTCCATGTTGGCAGAGACCACGATGATGCATGCATGGGGTACACTGCAGACTGCACTGCAGCtcaaattaaataattaatcCGACCGGGCTAATCCTACCCAAATAAATTGTACTCCCACAGTTCATCTGTGCTCTGCATCCGCCGTAAAACATATTGTGCCTGCTTGTTTGATTTGGCTCGTGTTTGTTTGTCTCCTGCAAATTTGGAATCGCGTCAAAGAAGTCGATCTCTTGCAAGGCCGAATCGGACGAAGGTGAGCGATAGAGATTTGGCTGAcgtctctccctccctctcgaTCGATACCTTCCGGCAGAGGGAGCGCCTAGTCTTTCGTGAAGGCACTGTATCTCTATGGCGACCTGGCACGGTTACACTGAGGGTCTATTTGGATGGATTAAAGTTAAGTGATAAACTTTAGTACCTATTAGTATTCATGTCTCGTACTAAAGTTTTTAGTTTTGGTTAAAATTTAACCTATCCCATTAGCACTCCTATTTAGATAAGCTAgcgctaaagtttagcacttttaAACGTTAGCACTTGATCTAAACACCCTCTAAGCCACGCATGCTATATAAGATCGAAATCATCAGTGGTCCGATTGTAATGCAAGTGTTGCGTGTTTCTGTTACTAGCTAGCAAGAGGCAAAAATAAGCAATCACAACCATCAAATATGGCACGCGAACAGGATCCTTCCTTCTTTACCATTTTTGGCCCACAACTAGAGGCCTGCGATTTTTAATATGCCAAGATTTTTAATTCCGTGCTTGAATCGAATGCTGGTGTCCTTCGTCGTTGCATCTCGGATCTTCAGTTGTGGCAATGCCGGGTTGCCTCTCCTGTGGAGAAATTTGTTTTAGAAGAATGGCGTCTTTTCCTATCAAGTAATATGTAACTTAGCTCTGTAAGCTAGTTGGTTCTCTCCTCTCCCTTGCTCCTTTTGAGCGGCTAGCTCTTCTATTTCCTGCCTTGTAACTTTGCTGCTCGAGTTAATATATGGTTCAGGCCGGTCCAGTAGGTCCGCCGTAGTTCGTCTAAAAAAAAAATGCCTGCGAAGGTCCTGACTCACCTGAGTGGGCTACTCACTACTGGGCTTGGAAGAATAAAGCCATGGATCGGGTCGGAGCATCGTCTGTCTGTCTGTCCTACCTACTCCTATCCCCAGTGAGAAATGCGTGCAGCTAAACACTGCTAGTGCCCTAAGCACCTATAAAAGACAACCCCAAGCCGAATAGCCGATCGATCCATAGCGATCCAGGTGCGAAGACACAGGTAACGCAGGGGCAGGGAAAGAAATCACCTTGCCACCACCCACCAGCTGCCATGCGGAGGAGTGCCTGCCGCGGCTACGGCCAGCCGCAATCAGCCATGAACTACCATAGCACGCACTCCGAGCACGTCACCAAGGTCGCCGGGAACCCCTGCCATGCCGCCGGCAGCCACAACAACCACGCCCTCCAGCAGCAGGCGCACCGCCACCACGGCTACAACAGCAACAACCACGGCGGCGCTTCCCACCGCCGCTACGAGACTTACGAGGAGACCTACGAGGAGAAGACAACGTACAGAGCCGGCCGCCACCATGGGcacgggcacggcggcggcggcgcgcgccgcTACGAGTACGAGACTTACGAGGAGACCAGCtacgaggaggagcaggaggtcgTGGGTGGCGGCGGCTGCGCCCAGCTCAAATGCGGCTACCGCTGCTCATGGGCTAGCGAGCAGCCAGCGCGTCAGCAAGCTCTCGGGCACCCTGTGGATGCGGGTCCCTATCGGTAGACGCCACGCTGATGCATGGGATTACACTGCACACTCTGCAGCTCAAATAATCTGGTGACGACCGGGCTAATCGTAACTAAATAAATTGTACTCCCACAGTTGATCGGTGCTCTGCATCCACCGTATAAAAATCGCTGCCTACTTGTTTGATCTAGCTCGTGATTGCTTGTCTCCTGCAAATTTCGGATCGCGTCAAGAAGTCGTCTGCTGAGTGCTGAATCGAACCGAAGGTGAGCGATATAGATTTAGCTGAcgtctctccctccctctcggcGCATCCCCGGCAGAGGGAAGTCGTTGTCTCTTTGCCCCCAAAACGCTCTGTTTGGAGGTGATCAGGTTCAGGTGAAGGACCGGACCTGCTGCCTGCTGATGTTCCATTTGAGCTCTAAGCATTTGGTgccaagaatcatggcatgtGTCTGTATACCATAACTAATTCCAAAGCCCCACTGAACATGTGCACCTGCGCGGACTAGAAATGTTTTTAGAAAATATATGGACTAGACCTTTTGTGAAAGCACAAATGCCTATGATTTAGGATTTATAAGTGATTAATGTGTGCACATCAACCATGCTTTCTTGCTATATGTATTCCCCTATTGAATCAGAGCCTTTGCTGTTGTACAGTTTTTTTTATCTTGATTTTTCCTCGCATTAACAATTTTTATTATATATGTATGTGTGGCCATCCATGGTACTCTCAACTTTGATTACCAGACGACTCCACTCCATGCTCGGGAGAGAAAAACATAAATCAATGTCTTGGCGAAAACATGACACTTGAGTTAATTTTGACTTCGGTATGATGCATGGGTAATTTAGAAGCGGGTATTTAGGTTAGCTTTTCATAGTGCAAGAAGGGGGAGCAGGAGTGGGGTGCCTCGGATTATTATTTTCATAATGACAAATTAAATGTATACAATTAGAAGTAGGTACTTACCATACTTTTTGTATTATTTGTTCATAACCAAAAAGGGTAATTCAAAAACGCATGCGAGGTTACAAGGCTGTTTATTGTTGCCAATGATGATTAGAGTCCACCGACGACACAATCAATATTAGAACCGCAAGCCATACATGGTCATATTATAACGATCGACATGCATTGTAACCTTAGGTGCTACTTATTATGCTAGTATCTTAGAGCAACTCCAAGAGACTCTCTATATCTTTCCTCATTGTTATCTTGTTGTTAGGAATAGAGATTTTGGTGGAAAATATCCTCCAACAGCTTCTCCAAGTGGTTATTCAAATGTAGCCATCCTCCGTTCCTTATTTCCCGCTAGCCAAAGATAGATAATGAAAATAATTTCTAGAGTGTACACGAGATATAGAAAAGTTGTTGGAGAGGAAAAATATATAGAAAGCGATCTTTATGCAGAAGGCTCTTCAAATAATAATTTAGAGAGTGAAATTTAGAAAGACTTTCAAGATGCTCTTACACTGGAATAAAAATTAGGCCACAAAATATAAATAGCAGCATGGAATAGGATCGTAGCTAGAATGAGTGCGTGCACCATCACGTGACGTATATAAGGTTGAGCAATCCATGGAAGGAATCCTTGAACGCTGTAAGGACGACATGATGATAAGCATTCCTGCTAGGCAACTTGTAAAAAGAGTCCATCAAATATGGCGCGCGAATAGGATATCTTCTCGCTTTTCCACTCAATGATCGCAGTAGAGGCGTGATGCCTCCTCACATTATAAGATGCCTCGATTATACAAGCCGGAGTACTACACGCAGGCACACAGCTCCGTCGATCTGGTTCGACCGGCCGAACAATCGCAAGATGCCTGACTGGATATAAAGCGAGCAACGGATCACCGAGCACATATCCATTGCCGCCGGCCAGCAACCACCTTGCCTTCGAGACCAGCAAGTGGCCGGGTCGGGCACAGATGCTCCCGCTAGCTCTCGCCGCGGCGGCGTCTATAAAACGGCCGGACCCAGGCAGAGCCAGCCACGCCAACACAGAGCAAGCCGCGGCCTGAGCAAGAAGAGACCTAGCTCCAGCGCCATGGATGCGGTGGTGAAGCGTGGCTACGGCGGCTACGGCTACAGCAAGCCGCAGGTGAACTACCACCGCCAGAACACCGAGTACGTGACCACCGTCGTCACGGAGGTCAACCACATGACCGTCAACGACAAGCCCagctgcggcggcgccggcgtgcagAAGCAGGCCGCCTacaaggagaaggaggaggtgTTCGTGGAGCACGACAAGGGGTCGGCGTACGGCGGCTGCCACGGTGGTGGCGCCGCCGTGCACAAGCAATCCTCATACAAGGAGGAGGAGTACGagggggccgccgccggcgtgaaGAAGGATGCCTACTACAAGCAGGAGAAGTACGGCGAGGCGGCCGGAGGGTACGGCGCCGGCGCACACtacggcggcgccgccggcgttAACAAGCAAGGAGGCTACAAGCAGGAGGCCTGCGGGGAGACCGACGCGGGGCActacggtggtggtggtgcgggCGCCGTGCAGACGTACGCCTACGACCATCAGGCGGCGTACGGCGGCGCCATCGGTGCCGCCGTGCAGCAGCACGGCTACCAGAAGGACGCGTACGCCGGAGCCGCGAAGAAGAACAGCTACAAGCACGAGTCGTCGTACGGCGAGTGCGACGCGGCAAAGTACGGTTCTCACTACGGTTACGGTGGCGGCGCCTACAAGCATCACGAGAAGTACGGCGAGGCTGACGGAGGGTACGGCGGTGCCTACTACAGTGGCGCCGGCGTGAAGTACGGGTACAGTTTCACGCAGCTCCTCTGCATGCTTCCGAGTGATATCACGCCATGGGTCCAGAATCTGCGCGTGACAGGCGTGGGCGGCGGCAAAGCCGCCGGAGGGTACCCTCTCCACCACGGCGGCGCGTACGGCTACGAGGCGCACGGGAAGGCGAGCAAGACGGGGTTCGCCGGCGGCTACCACCACAACAAGGCGTACGACTGCGAGAGCGAGAGCGACTCTGACGAGAGCGACTGTGAGGAGGCGTTCCCCCCGCGCGGCCCCACCAAGCAAGGCGGCGTCCACGGCTACGGGGCGGCGTACAAGCACGAGAAgcacggcgccggcgccggctacGGCTACGGCACGTGCTCCCCGCTCAGCTACGGCGCGTAGGCATACGCCCCGGATCCAGTTGCCCCCTGCCATGTCGTACGTGTGCCGGCACTTGGTGGATGGTGTGGCCGGTGATGCAGCTAAATAACTTAGTATCTATCTAAAAATAAGAGACGTACTTTCTGCAACCATAAGATAATAATGTATGATGATGAAACTCATGAACATGTTGTGTATGGGTGATTTCCAAACTGATTATGCAACCAAGATGTTCAGGGCAGATACTGATGGCGTGGCTGTATGGCACAAGTGCTGTTCCAAGACAAGTAATTTGCATGTTAAAAACGAGCGAAAAAAAAAACTTGCCAACGTGCACCAGGTCAACAAGGGGGAAAGAAGTACTAGTATGGACATCAAGAATTCAAGATCCGTGCTGTATCGGTTACTTACATACAAGCTAGTTTCACTACTACTGAAACTAAGTAGTGAACAGGGCTAAGAATAAGTAgagcaaaaagaaaaaagaaaaaaagagaggaggATTCGAGGCTGCCTGTACAAATCTGGCCATGGAATTGCATCTCCATGGAGCTGAGCTTCGATGTGAATACCGGTCATTCAGGTGCCAGGTTCCCAAAACAGAAACCTTACCATGACTCCTGAGGCACCTGTACTCAGCTAAGCTCCTGTCGAATTTGGGGGTGTGATCCCGTGCTCCAAGTAGTACGCTCTCTCAGCATCTGCCAACCTTGTTTGAAACATTCCCCATTCTTGTCGACAGCGTTCTCTTACCTGTTTTGCAAAGTGACAAATGGAACAGCAAGTTAAAATCAATATGCAATTATGCATTCACGCGGCAAAAGTAACAGTATGAAAAGTGAAGAAATAAGTAAAAATCGGTGATTGGTTTGATAGCTTACCCCTTCCCACGGCGCTTTTCCATTCTCTGCCTTGCCCTGATTAGATGTTAGAGGATCAGAAATCAGTGTACCTGTGTACCGTGTACAGATGGCGTAATACTGAAAGCCTCAAACTCTGAGTACCTGGTTACCAAGTGATGGAATAACTTGATGAACAATCCACTGGGAATCAACAACTCCAATTTTTTCATGGGCTGGCTGTTTAACATAAGACCAAATAAAAGAATCTTGGATCAGTAAAAAATGACTGATTCTGGATGTCATAAGCCTGCTTGATATATGTGCATTAGACCAGGAACGGTGCAACGAAATTCCCTATCTCTACACGCTCAAGATTCATGAAACTGAGTCCCACCACACCAGAAATTGAAACCCAGCTTCTGATTATCTATGCACTTAAACCACCTTACTGCCCATCCTCTCATCTCCACTGCCCGACTTAACCCACAACCCTTTCCTCACCATCCCCAACCACCATACTCCACACCTGGCCAACCCCTAAACCCCAAAACATCTAAACTAAAAGACTCATCCTATGCGACCAGCAATCCAATCTATCCTACAAGGCTACAACTATGCAGAATAATATTCATGTATAATTTACTTCACACATTAATAAAGCTAATAAATAATGGATAAAGAATATACCTCCACACATTTCCTAAGAGCAAAATCGAGACCCCATCCATGGACCAAGTCATTCTGCAGAAAACACTGCGTAAGTATACTGATTTCACATGAAGCTAAGACACGAGTATTGCCACTCCACCTGAATCATATGCCATACACAGCGCCATGCATCCCTTGAGAACACAGTTGCCATAATTTCAACGAATCTGCGTAGCAAATTAGATGTGAAACAAATGTTTTGACAGAGGGAAATTATCTAACAACAAA
Protein-coding sequences here:
- the LOC112894552 gene encoding uncharacterized protein LOC112894552, which produces MMLRGTRRRSACLAGGNDQAPPAMNYHRAHSEHVTKVAGNPCHTAGGHNNHALQQQQQQQAHRHHGYNNNNNHGGGGSHRYETYEETYEETCEEKTTYSAGRHHGHGHDGGGARRYEYETYEETCYEEEQEVVGGGGGAQLKRGYRCA
- the LOC112892187 gene encoding glycine-rich cell wall structural protein 1.8-like is translated as MDAVVKRGYGGYGYSKPQVNYHRQNTEYVTTVVTEVNHMTVNDKPSCGGAGVQKQAAYKEKEEVFVEHDKGSAYGGCHGGGAAVHKQSSYKEEEYEGAAAGVKKDAYYKQEKYGEAAGGYGAGAHYGGAAGVNKQGGYKQEACGETDAGHYGGGGAGAVQTYAYDHQAAYGGAIGAAVQQHGYQKDAYAGAAKKNSYKHESSYGECDAAKYGSHYGYGGGAYKHHEKYGEADGGYGGAYYSGAGVKYGYSFTQLLCMLPSDITPWVQNLRVTGVGGGKAAGGYPLHHGGAYGYEAHGKASKTGFAGGYHHNKAYDCESESDSDESDCEEAFPPRGPTKQGGVHGYGAAYKHEKHGAGSNLGGGVDVDMVIKIDGSVNVLVRHLQWKFRGNECISINQLKVQVYWDAHDWLFGTGMRNALFIFKPEPPSTSSDFHADECSDFCLFLYAWKVE